The following coding sequences are from one Streptomyces sp. NBC_00536 window:
- a CDS encoding carotenoid oxygenase family protein — MTADKPYLTGHFTPVVNEVTATGLTVEGTLPTELTGRLFRNGHNPKPGVTPTHWFKGSGMVHGIRLREGRAEWYRNRWVHTPALEGAPYMTEKGPDLTASAAGTHIIEHGGRLLALCEANLPFELTAELDTVGAYDFGGKLRTAMTAHPKEDPVTGELHFFGSSPFPPFLVHYVADAKGEIIHTAEVPGATASLKHDFALTRHHVVFIEGNVTFDPAEHSGIPYGWSDPHPARIGVMPRGANGNGEAREVRWFSIEPGNMLHVANAYEDGLGRIVLEGPTVDREGFRLSWNWWTGAPGRGTEPVSRSYTRRWVVDMTAGCVDERIVDDLPVEFPTLNERYLGAENRYHYAVSFPDEKGFGGYGIVKYDRTTGARRIHQVGDARMPGEALFVPAAGATREDDGYLLTVVSDLKQDASQLVVLDASGLDRIATVHLPHRVSAGLHGSWVPDSARAGADGSVGAQDA; from the coding sequence ATGACCGCCGACAAGCCCTACCTGACCGGCCATTTCACCCCCGTCGTCAACGAGGTCACCGCCACCGGCCTCACGGTCGAGGGCACCCTGCCCACCGAGCTGACCGGCCGGTTGTTCCGCAACGGCCACAACCCCAAGCCCGGGGTCACCCCCACCCACTGGTTCAAGGGCAGCGGCATGGTCCACGGCATCCGGCTGCGCGAAGGCCGCGCCGAGTGGTACCGCAACCGCTGGGTGCACACCCCCGCGCTGGAGGGTGCCCCGTACATGACGGAGAAGGGGCCGGACCTGACGGCCAGCGCCGCGGGCACCCACATCATCGAGCACGGCGGTCGGCTGCTCGCGCTGTGCGAGGCCAACCTCCCCTTCGAACTCACCGCGGAACTGGACACGGTCGGCGCGTACGACTTCGGCGGCAAGCTGCGCACGGCGATGACCGCCCACCCCAAGGAGGACCCGGTGACGGGCGAACTCCATTTCTTCGGGTCGTCACCCTTCCCGCCCTTCCTGGTGCATTACGTCGCCGACGCCAAGGGCGAGATCATCCACACCGCCGAGGTGCCGGGGGCGACCGCCTCGCTCAAGCACGACTTCGCCCTCACCCGCCACCACGTGGTGTTCATCGAGGGCAACGTCACCTTCGATCCCGCCGAGCACTCGGGCATCCCCTACGGCTGGAGCGACCCGCACCCCGCCCGCATCGGTGTCATGCCCCGCGGCGCCAACGGAAACGGTGAAGCCCGGGAGGTCCGCTGGTTCTCCATCGAACCGGGCAACATGCTGCACGTCGCCAACGCCTACGAGGACGGCCTGGGCCGCATCGTCCTGGAGGGCCCCACCGTGGACCGCGAGGGCTTCCGGCTCTCCTGGAACTGGTGGACCGGCGCCCCCGGGCGCGGCACCGAGCCCGTCTCCCGCTCCTACACCCGCCGCTGGGTGGTCGACATGACGGCGGGCTGCGTCGACGAACGGATCGTCGACGACCTGCCGGTGGAGTTCCCGACCCTCAACGAGCGGTACCTGGGCGCCGAGAACCGCTACCACTACGCCGTCTCCTTCCCCGACGAGAAGGGTTTCGGCGGCTACGGCATCGTCAAGTACGACCGCACCACCGGCGCCCGCCGCATCCACCAGGTCGGCGACGCCCGCATGCCGGGCGAAGCCCTCTTCGTCCCCGCGGCCGGAGCCACCCGCGAGGACGACGGCTATCTGCTCACCGTCGTCTCGGACCTCAAGCAGGACGCCTCGCAGCTGGTGGTCCTCGACGCGTCGGGCCTCGACCGGATCGCCACCGTCCACCTGCCCCACCGGGTGAGTGCCGGTCTGCACGGCTCCTGGGTGCCCGACAGCGCCCGGGCCGGAGCCGATGGCTCCGTGGGCGCGCAGGACGCGTAG